In a genomic window of Mucilaginibacter sp. KACC 22063:
- a CDS encoding acyltransferase family protein, producing MLTNHTLVLNFPHNAIKPELHEPAVLEAYKQKGDTLRILAICSVIWSHCLYPSKMFHTPYVPLSFLQTMVIELGRPGTVIFFILSGFCIGKKVHQFSIASYLKYRLQSLIIPWCICLLAYAVLQAFHIKGLQLFHQPVMAIAALITTLLKGLIFHAAYWFVPVAIFSAVVLVAFKKTFNKWWFILILTAITLFYGVNLYGKWIPGIHTKAFAAYILFMWMGVQIRQHILLFHRFIQRIQWPTLLCLIATLLFLNHLEIIQLLKVGSDDPFASIRISNCLLAIVITIAVLKARPLKFVQYLKPQETIFGIYLIHSIIISELRDTFIPLFFRNFHQEIWYTGRFQLLFFIIVVCLSFWTVALVKTLSSKKKIAIGIAADTEIKDQSELAFKG from the coding sequence ATGCTAACTAATCATACTTTAGTATTAAACTTTCCCCATAATGCCATTAAGCCTGAATTACACGAACCAGCAGTGCTTGAAGCTTATAAACAAAAGGGGGATACTTTAAGGATCCTGGCGATCTGTTCGGTTATTTGGAGCCATTGCTTATACCCGTCAAAGATGTTTCACACACCATACGTACCGTTATCGTTTTTGCAAACAATGGTAATTGAATTGGGCCGACCCGGGACAGTAATCTTCTTTATCTTATCCGGCTTTTGCATTGGAAAAAAGGTTCATCAGTTCAGCATAGCATCCTATTTGAAATACCGGCTTCAATCACTTATCATCCCGTGGTGCATATGTCTTTTAGCTTATGCTGTGTTGCAAGCGTTTCATATTAAAGGCCTGCAGTTGTTTCACCAACCGGTTATGGCTATAGCTGCGCTAATTACAACTTTATTAAAAGGCCTTATTTTTCATGCAGCCTACTGGTTTGTTCCGGTAGCTATTTTTTCAGCGGTGGTGCTGGTGGCTTTTAAAAAAACATTTAATAAATGGTGGTTTATATTGATATTAACTGCCATCACGCTTTTTTACGGTGTTAATCTATACGGCAAATGGATTCCGGGTATACACACTAAAGCTTTTGCAGCTTACATTTTATTTATGTGGATGGGTGTACAAATAAGACAGCATATTCTACTTTTTCATCGGTTTATTCAAAGGATACAGTGGCCTACCCTGTTATGCTTAATCGCCACATTACTATTCTTAAATCATTTAGAAATAATTCAGCTTCTTAAAGTAGGCTCTGATGACCCTTTTGCCTCTATTCGCATTTCTAATTGTTTGCTTGCCATAGTCATAACTATAGCTGTCTTAAAAGCCCGTCCCCTAAAGTTTGTGCAGTACTTAAAGCCACAAGAAACAATTTTTGGAATTTATTTAATCCATTCCATTATTATATCTGAGCTTAGAGATACTTTTATACCATTATTTTTCAGAAATTTTCATCAGGAAATTTGGTATACCGGCCGTTTTCAACTCTTGTTTTTTATAATAGTTGTTTGTTTAAGCTTTTGGACAGTGGCATTAGTTAAAACACTTTCTTCTAAAAAGAAGATAGCTATCGGTATAGCAGCAGATACTGAGATAAAAGATCAATCAGAATTGGCATTCAAAGGATAG
- a CDS encoding ferritin-like domain-containing protein has protein sequence MFTTQVPSSDPHWNLRHLHEHIQYAADLELWTIPFYMSAMYSVVNRTSQQFQLIQSVINQEMLHLQCVANIGNAYGYSPKISSPVYAGQTIPHLDFNLDVPNPTQNFQPYTAEIGPLDIAHINAMCLIEYPEWDSSAPVSLKQNVKEYANIGDFYRALRYGASLFKDRIKGGVNQVNYFSAYYRLMPGMTITENGSAGFNQVGMLIDLITDQGEGSNANQNNDPLIANFQNTADDLSQTIDHFEKFEIIKNNTQLQDTYAFKPVSEYTDYDKQLVEILKEHFNKLRSLLNLLFAGENPDDFIPTMVSVGAAIQNCWKNGVTPQFS, from the coding sequence ATGTTTACAACACAAGTACCCTCATCAGATCCGCATTGGAACTTGAGGCACCTTCATGAGCATATCCAGTACGCTGCAGATCTCGAACTATGGACGATCCCTTTTTACATGTCAGCCATGTATTCTGTGGTCAACCGTACATCGCAGCAATTTCAACTCATCCAATCTGTTATTAATCAGGAAATGTTGCATCTGCAATGTGTAGCCAATATTGGCAATGCATATGGATATAGCCCTAAAATAAGTTCACCTGTTTATGCCGGACAAACTATTCCACATCTTGATTTTAACCTCGACGTCCCTAACCCTACGCAGAACTTTCAGCCCTATACTGCCGAAATAGGTCCGCTGGACATTGCTCACATTAACGCGATGTGCCTCATTGAATATCCAGAATGGGATTCATCTGCACCGGTTTCACTTAAACAAAATGTTAAAGAATATGCCAACATCGGCGATTTCTACCGCGCATTGCGTTATGGGGCAAGCCTTTTTAAAGACAGGATTAAAGGTGGTGTAAACCAGGTCAATTATTTTTCGGCCTATTACAGGTTAATGCCAGGGATGACCATTACTGAAAACGGTAGCGCTGGTTTTAACCAGGTAGGTATGCTCATAGATCTGATTACCGATCAGGGAGAAGGCTCCAATGCCAACCAGAACAATGATCCGTTGATCGCTAATTTCCAGAATACAGCAGATGACTTATCACAAACAATCGATCATTTTGAGAAATTCGAAATAATTAAAAATAATACACAATTACAAGATACCTACGCATTTAAACCAGTAAGCGAGTATACCGATTATGACAAACAATTAGTTGAAATATTAAAAGAGCATTTTAATAAACTGCGTTCTCTTTTAAACTTACTTTTTGCAGGTGAAAACCCCGACGATTTTATACCTACGATGGTAAGTGTTGGCGCAGCCATTCAAAATTGCTGGAAAAACGGCGTTACCCCACAATTCAGTTAA
- a CDS encoding LodA/GoxA family CTQ-dependent oxidase, which yields MSVNKVFRIHPTINFARIGTSKEYYLSPETSAGLPVTGTATTGGLPIKPGTEKDVIDATDLRDEDGYLKRQAARFRLYYYELDGSDAYPCPATPSEIVKGTALADGRVVKDIIWTVHLANKKAASYNVVPLVGVNAFQDGFPQLRNPQVYGSTGTVNDPIRLKNLVIDPGPRAVSAVANNKAKFNGKTPASYCINGQIKEVTNYPVTFPAGELHYPSGKLDSLGELLTDDKGRLLVLASHGNTAAGIDEYGDPVPCTGDLNNASWFDDAADGPVSATIVFEDGTYQEAFNAWVVCCDPAYAPQIRNVVSIWDDVYDTWVRELNLQPELFANENFNKGFLPAFESMVRPIFRAALLQRWTVNLPRMAVKAHEAVDAITGADNPDKTIMAGLNFIRNPNLTGTAQSEVNTGVPLMPLSVGDAGTSFLTVTKTQYFFLEQWSKHNYLNDEGQPLGSGEYLDMASLSNCLGGRYVPGIEMSYVVRSTDIYQQDWQATGAGPFRLKAKPLNYASASKAPFLSAGWFPLQNDVNGLEPGDMTKFMAIPWQTDYNSCSIHQPSINTNGVNKTNGNSTTLYWSWPAQRPDAVYVADQVVNNVLPKQQWAIRGKGTYSLDPKSASTFQKANQSVKDWDKLGIVIQGTAIGTNYDPEYYLEVQNQFDETIIPDNPTLEWPFNTSPPTNMPI from the coding sequence ATGTCAGTAAATAAAGTATTCCGCATACACCCAACTATTAATTTTGCACGGATCGGCACCAGTAAAGAATATTATCTTTCGCCCGAAACAAGTGCCGGCTTACCGGTAACAGGTACGGCCACTACAGGCGGCTTACCCATTAAACCAGGCACAGAAAAGGATGTGATTGACGCTACCGATCTGCGCGATGAGGATGGTTACCTCAAAAGGCAGGCAGCCCGCTTCCGTTTATATTATTACGAACTCGATGGCTCCGATGCTTACCCTTGCCCGGCTACGCCAAGCGAGATTGTAAAAGGTACAGCACTCGCTGATGGCCGTGTTGTAAAAGATATTATCTGGACGGTACATTTGGCTAATAAAAAGGCGGCTTCTTACAATGTGGTGCCACTGGTTGGTGTAAACGCTTTTCAAGACGGCTTTCCTCAACTCAGAAACCCACAGGTTTATGGCTCTACAGGTACAGTTAACGATCCGATCCGGCTAAAAAACCTGGTCATCGATCCAGGGCCGAGGGCTGTTTCGGCAGTGGCAAATAACAAAGCAAAGTTCAATGGCAAAACACCCGCCAGTTATTGTATCAATGGTCAAATCAAGGAAGTAACAAACTATCCGGTTACCTTCCCCGCCGGTGAATTACATTATCCATCTGGCAAACTGGATTCGCTGGGTGAATTACTTACCGATGATAAGGGACGGTTACTGGTTTTGGCATCCCATGGAAATACAGCTGCCGGAATAGATGAATACGGAGATCCTGTACCCTGCACCGGTGACCTGAATAATGCCAGTTGGTTTGACGATGCAGCGGATGGCCCGGTTTCTGCCACCATTGTATTTGAAGATGGCACTTACCAGGAGGCCTTTAACGCCTGGGTGGTTTGCTGTGACCCGGCCTATGCGCCGCAAATACGCAATGTGGTTTCAATTTGGGATGATGTTTACGACACTTGGGTGAGAGAACTCAATTTGCAACCTGAATTATTTGCAAACGAAAACTTCAACAAAGGTTTCCTTCCTGCCTTTGAAAGTATGGTACGGCCAATATTCCGTGCAGCATTGCTACAACGCTGGACGGTAAACCTACCGCGCATGGCTGTTAAGGCACATGAAGCCGTAGATGCGATTACCGGCGCAGACAATCCCGACAAAACGATTATGGCGGGGCTTAATTTTATCAGGAACCCTAATTTAACCGGTACTGCACAATCTGAAGTTAATACAGGTGTGCCACTAATGCCCTTATCTGTTGGTGATGCCGGCACATCTTTCTTAACCGTTACCAAAACACAATATTTCTTTTTGGAACAGTGGAGCAAGCATAATTATTTAAATGACGAAGGACAGCCGTTGGGCAGCGGCGAATACCTGGATATGGCTTCTTTAAGTAATTGCCTGGGCGGCAGATATGTGCCCGGTATTGAAATGAGCTACGTGGTAAGATCAACAGATATATATCAGCAAGACTGGCAGGCCACCGGCGCGGGGCCATTCCGGCTTAAAGCCAAACCGCTCAACTATGCTTCGGCCAGCAAAGCGCCTTTTCTAAGTGCAGGATGGTTCCCGTTACAAAATGATGTGAACGGACTTGAGCCTGGTGATATGACCAAATTTATGGCCATACCATGGCAAACGGATTATAACTCCTGTTCTATTCACCAGCCAAGTATTAATACCAATGGTGTGAATAAAACAAATGGTAATAGTACAACACTTTATTGGTCGTGGCCGGCGCAGCGCCCGGATGCGGTTTATGTAGCCGACCAGGTCGTGAACAATGTACTACCAAAGCAACAATGGGCCATCCGTGGAAAGGGAACATATTCATTAGACCCAAAGAGTGCCAGTACATTTCAGAAAGCCAATCAATCTGTGAAAGATTGGGATAAACTGGGAATTGTTATTCAGGGAACAGCAATCGGTACCAATTATGATCCGGAATATTACCTGGAGGTACAAAACCAGTTTGATGAAACCATAATTCCCGATAATCCAACATTAGAATGGCCATTTAATACCAGTCCACCGACAAATATGCCAATTTAA
- a CDS encoding FAD-dependent monooxygenase translates to MPADAYDLVIVGAGTAGLAAAITLRKLADVSVLIIDAGRSDKVRPGESIPPAALSCISFLGMRNHFDCAGHFAYPGHASVWGRDLTGFNDALLDPLGPPWRLDRSAFDQMMQIVTTDRGATIAWETQYINQQPTVNGYELMLHDRIKRKRYTVCAKMVIDASGSGAHFARSLGIRTVIDDRLVAVVRFNNIVSGKLTAQTLLEADPNGWWYAARLPDNKLVSMYVTEAHTLRQMNADIDKNFSKGIRQTSLLSKHLEPVVVNEHHFYTFPVYSSILETAYGSRWLAAGDAALCYDPISAQGIYKGLVTGIKAGKTALTMLNNGMSDKLPDTTYPNYIKDTYQSYIEQRNQLYQQEQRWPHSFFWQKRIKKFIEPQP, encoded by the coding sequence ATGCCAGCAGATGCCTATGATCTGGTAATTGTTGGCGCCGGAACTGCCGGCCTGGCCGCCGCAATTACCTTACGCAAACTTGCCGACGTAAGCGTATTAATTATTGACGCCGGCAGAAGTGACAAGGTGCGGCCGGGCGAAAGTATCCCTCCGGCCGCATTATCATGTATTAGCTTTTTAGGCATGCGCAACCATTTTGATTGTGCCGGACACTTTGCCTACCCAGGCCATGCCTCTGTTTGGGGGCGTGACCTAACCGGATTTAATGATGCCCTGCTTGATCCGCTCGGGCCGCCCTGGCGACTTGATCGTTCAGCATTTGATCAGATGATGCAGATAGTAACCACAGATCGCGGTGCGACCATTGCATGGGAAACACAATACATTAACCAACAACCGACTGTTAACGGCTACGAATTGATGCTGCATGATCGTATTAAGCGAAAAAGATATACTGTATGCGCTAAAATGGTTATTGACGCGTCCGGATCGGGGGCGCATTTTGCCCGTTCTTTGGGTATCAGAACGGTGATAGATGATAGGCTGGTAGCGGTAGTCAGGTTTAATAATATCGTCTCAGGAAAACTAACTGCACAAACCCTGCTGGAAGCAGACCCAAATGGTTGGTGGTATGCTGCCAGGCTGCCAGACAACAAACTGGTGAGCATGTATGTGACTGAGGCTCATACGTTACGGCAAATGAATGCTGACATTGATAAAAACTTTTCAAAAGGCATCAGGCAAACAAGTTTACTGTCAAAGCATCTGGAGCCTGTTGTAGTTAATGAACACCATTTCTATACATTCCCCGTTTATTCTTCTATACTGGAAACTGCATACGGGAGCCGTTGGTTAGCCGCGGGCGATGCCGCATTATGTTATGACCCTATCTCTGCACAGGGTATTTATAAAGGCCTCGTAACTGGTATTAAGGCTGGTAAAACTGCTTTAACCATGTTAAATAACGGCATGAGTGATAAGTTACCAGATACAACATATCCAAACTATATTAAAGATACTTATCAGTCTTATATAGAGCAACGCAACCAGCTTTACCAGCAAGAACAACGCTGGCCTCATTCTTTTTTTTGGCAAAAACGTATAAAAAAATTTATAGAGCCCCAGCCTTAA
- a CDS encoding CobW family GTP-binding protein yields the protein MSNLQPVPVTIINGFLGAGKTTFLNEVITWKKERRLAIIENEFGETGIDGGLIMDIDNDIFELNNGCLCCSLNEEFYTLLESLWRQREKYYEIVIETTGIADPASVASPFLMDQSISNYFKLKRVICLVDARHVEAELAATEEARKQISFGDILLITKTDLVAPADVERIRRLLSELNPFAEVFMGHKENYPFQEIFDLDRIKIVQRRPKFSLAPPPSTKTHNHHDLTSISFTFTEPFALQNLQQRLSLFLAFQASDVYRVKGILWAEGYPRKIIVQSVNHDLAIGFGDSWAEDEIKDSRMVFIGRKLNPPGFEKMLRQCLFKQHIQI from the coding sequence ATGAGCAATTTGCAACCGGTACCAGTTACTATCATCAACGGCTTTTTAGGTGCTGGTAAAACAACATTTCTGAACGAAGTTATTACCTGGAAAAAGGAAAGACGTCTCGCCATCATTGAAAATGAATTTGGGGAAACAGGTATAGACGGGGGCTTAATCATGGACATTGATAATGACATTTTTGAGTTGAACAATGGATGTTTATGCTGCAGCCTGAATGAGGAATTTTACACGCTATTGGAATCTCTGTGGAGACAAAGAGAAAAATATTATGAAATAGTAATTGAGACCACAGGTATTGCAGATCCTGCCTCTGTAGCTTCGCCTTTCCTGATGGATCAAAGTATTTCCAATTACTTTAAATTAAAACGTGTGATCTGCCTGGTGGATGCAAGGCATGTAGAAGCCGAGTTGGCAGCTACTGAAGAAGCCAGAAAACAGATTAGCTTTGGTGATATTTTACTCATTACCAAAACAGATCTGGTAGCGCCGGCTGATGTTGAACGCATACGTCGTTTATTAAGTGAATTAAATCCCTTTGCAGAAGTATTTATGGGGCATAAAGAAAATTATCCTTTTCAGGAGATCTTCGATTTAGACCGCATCAAGATTGTACAACGCCGTCCGAAATTTTCATTGGCTCCGCCCCCATCGACTAAAACGCACAACCATCATGATCTTACCTCAATAAGTTTCACCTTTACCGAACCATTTGCTTTGCAAAACCTTCAGCAGCGCCTCAGTTTGTTTCTTGCATTTCAGGCCTCGGATGTTTATCGTGTAAAAGGGATATTGTGGGCAGAGGGTTATCCACGTAAAATAATTGTTCAGTCGGTTAATCACGACTTGGCGATAGGTTTTGGAGATAGCTGGGCCGAGGACGAAATAAAAGATAGCCGGATGGTATTCATCGGGCGTAAACTTAACCCGCCTGGCTTTGAGAAAATGCTTAGGCAATGCCTTTTTAAGCAGCACATTCAGATATGA
- the lgt gene encoding prolipoprotein diacylglyceryl transferase — translation MISLAYIVWNPNPNVFDLGFFALKWYSLFFALAFVTSYVILKKRFAKLGKPVELLDKLTIYIAVGTLAGARLGHCLFYDFDYYRHHLLEIILPVQFKPSFKIIGFQGLASHGGAIGIFAAIYFFHKKYNVSYLWTADQLALVVPLGGFFIRMGNLMNSEIIGKPTDAPWAFVFIKDDMLPRHPSQLYEALAYLIIFLIINNLKPKNVYKQGFTFGWMLYLIFSVRLIIEFFKEDQSAFEYGWVLNMGQILSIPLIIAGFTLIIISIKKKPERLSKYFA, via the coding sequence ATGATTTCTTTGGCATACATAGTTTGGAATCCCAATCCAAATGTTTTTGATCTGGGCTTCTTTGCGTTAAAATGGTACTCGCTTTTCTTTGCACTTGCTTTTGTTACCAGCTATGTGATCTTGAAAAAGCGTTTTGCCAAGTTAGGCAAACCTGTAGAGCTGTTAGATAAGCTGACCATCTACATTGCGGTTGGCACACTGGCAGGTGCACGTTTAGGGCATTGCCTCTTTTACGACTTTGATTATTACCGCCACCATCTGCTGGAAATTATACTACCTGTACAATTTAAACCATCCTTCAAAATAATCGGGTTTCAGGGCTTGGCCAGCCACGGCGGGGCAATCGGCATATTTGCTGCAATCTATTTTTTCCATAAGAAATACAATGTATCTTATTTGTGGACTGCTGACCAGTTAGCCTTAGTGGTTCCGCTTGGCGGATTTTTCATTCGCATGGGCAACCTGATGAATTCGGAAATTATAGGCAAGCCTACCGATGCTCCATGGGCCTTCGTTTTTATAAAAGACGACATGTTGCCAAGGCATCCTTCACAGCTGTATGAAGCGTTAGCTTATCTGATCATATTTTTAATAATCAACAATCTAAAACCAAAGAATGTATACAAGCAGGGCTTTACCTTTGGATGGATGCTTTATCTTATTTTTTCGGTAAGGCTCATCATTGAGTTTTTTAAAGAAGACCAATCGGCTTTTGAATACGGGTGGGTTTTAAATATGGGGCAAATATTAAGTATCCCTTTAATAATAGCTGGCTTTACACTGATTATAATCTCAATAAAAAAAAAGCCTGAAAGGTTAAGCAAATATTTTGCTTAA
- a CDS encoding Fur family transcriptional regulator, giving the protein MGQHKNKIDFEQLLQSHQLKRTNPRLRVLSMMSSRSSATSQPDLEAAMSDIDRVTLYRILAAFEEKGIIHKVFDLNGTANYAMCTADCNEGHHHDEHLHFSCTNCKNVYCLEELHLPAITVPEGFKTEGVTVYATGLCPKCSKRSAAK; this is encoded by the coding sequence ATGGGACAGCATAAAAACAAGATCGATTTTGAACAGCTATTGCAGAGCCATCAGCTTAAAAGGACTAATCCAAGGTTGAGGGTACTTTCTATGATGTCGTCCAGGTCTTCGGCAACCTCTCAACCGGATCTTGAAGCCGCAATGAGCGATATAGATCGTGTAACGCTATACCGAATATTGGCTGCATTTGAAGAAAAGGGCATTATACATAAGGTTTTCGACCTGAATGGTACCGCAAATTATGCCATGTGTACGGCAGATTGTAATGAGGGCCATCATCATGACGAGCACCTGCATTTCAGTTGTACCAATTGTAAAAATGTTTATTGCCTTGAAGAATTGCACCTGCCTGCTATAACTGTTCCCGAAGGTTTTAAAACGGAAGGAGTAACTGTATATGCTACCGGCCTTTGCCCTAAATGCAGCAAGCGGTCTGCCGCTAAATAA
- a CDS encoding TonB-dependent receptor: MRRLLLLFFILFGKYCFSQTSPAQYLISGRVRDKKSQSPLSAASVTIPGTTTGIFTSNKGNYQLKAPQGIVHLHCEYVGYITVDTTFTVNQNKVINFDLIPSDKELNQVNVRATAIAHKEIATQNMTVIQGSDLDRTRGLSLGDALKSVTGVTTFQTGPSISKPVIHGLTGSRVLILNNGVGLQAQQWGQEHAPEIDPFIANQIEVIKGAAGIRYGADALSGVVSVNPKPLPVDTGSMNGEVNAVGMTNSRLGAFSAMLEGAMGPKLAGLSYRLQGTVKRAGNTSTPDYILGNTGLAENDFSAALQYHHKNYCIEGYYSYFDTKLGIQYDTEVGSIDDLQRKIAIGHPVTNYDFTYHIDRPYQTVSHETAKAKGFINISDSSKISLQYAYQVNTRREFEPLSLSSSLAPSIYLQIHTSTIEANYDHKDGAGFSGTVGLSGMNQGNVRMYGYLIPNFVDYDGGAYAIERYSRGKWLLEAGGRYDYRWLRAYVFDDNVDKINTTTTTYSGISATGGATYHITNDFKLTGNYSAAFRPPSINELYIDGVHQSIGEFEIGDINLKTERANNFSLNLNYSNHWLAAELEGYYNKINDFIFEEPTGSYYRARSGALLKFQYTQANVYFRGADLNLTIRPTDSLEISSKTSLIYAWNETIHDYLIYTPPARFQNGITYHFGNVGIFKNVALGAENIYVARQTHAPTGYDFAPPPGAYSLYNAHVDFRLLLNHTYLDFDIAAVNLTNVSYKDYLDRFRYFANEPGRNIIFRLRVPFKIK, from the coding sequence ATGCGCAGGCTTCTACTTTTATTTTTTATACTGTTCGGAAAATATTGCTTTTCACAAACGTCACCTGCACAATATTTAATTTCCGGGCGGGTAAGGGATAAGAAAAGCCAGTCTCCCTTATCTGCTGCAAGTGTTACAATTCCGGGTACTACCACAGGTATCTTTACCTCAAATAAAGGAAACTACCAACTCAAGGCTCCCCAAGGCATTGTTCACCTGCACTGCGAGTATGTTGGTTATATTACTGTAGATACTACATTCACTGTCAATCAAAATAAGGTCATCAACTTCGATCTAATTCCAAGCGATAAAGAGCTTAACCAGGTTAACGTGAGGGCTACGGCAATTGCACACAAAGAGATTGCCACACAAAACATGACTGTTATACAGGGAAGCGACCTGGACAGAACCCGGGGGTTAAGCTTAGGAGATGCATTGAAATCTGTAACAGGCGTAACCACTTTTCAAACAGGTCCATCTATCTCTAAACCTGTCATTCATGGCCTTACAGGCTCAAGGGTGCTTATCCTCAACAATGGTGTAGGCTTACAAGCGCAGCAATGGGGACAAGAGCATGCCCCTGAAATAGACCCTTTTATTGCCAATCAGATAGAAGTGATTAAAGGAGCCGCAGGTATACGTTATGGGGCCGATGCACTATCGGGTGTCGTATCTGTAAACCCTAAACCACTGCCTGTAGATACCGGAAGTATGAACGGCGAAGTAAATGCTGTTGGAATGACTAATAGCCGCTTAGGAGCTTTTTCAGCCATGCTTGAAGGTGCAATGGGACCCAAGCTTGCCGGTTTAAGTTACCGACTGCAGGGCACAGTTAAAAGAGCCGGCAATACCAGCACGCCTGATTATATACTGGGCAACACAGGATTAGCCGAAAATGATTTTTCAGCAGCGTTGCAATACCATCATAAAAACTACTGTATAGAGGGATACTATAGCTATTTCGATACAAAACTGGGCATCCAATATGATACAGAAGTTGGATCAATAGATGATTTGCAACGCAAAATAGCGATCGGCCATCCGGTAACAAACTATGATTTTACTTACCATATCGACCGGCCATACCAAACCGTCAGTCACGAAACGGCAAAGGCCAAAGGATTTATCAATATATCTGACAGTAGTAAAATAAGCCTTCAATACGCTTACCAGGTTAATACACGGCGTGAGTTTGAGCCACTTTCGCTTTCATCAAGCCTGGCACCTTCCATCTACCTGCAAATACATACCTCTACCATTGAGGCTAATTACGACCATAAAGACGGAGCTGGCTTTTCAGGCACTGTAGGCTTAAGCGGTATGAACCAGGGAAATGTGCGTATGTATGGTTACCTGATACCCAATTTTGTTGATTATGATGGTGGTGCCTATGCTATTGAAAGGTACAGCCGGGGCAAGTGGTTGCTTGAGGCAGGTGGTCGTTACGATTACCGTTGGTTAAGGGCTTATGTGTTTGATGATAACGTAGATAAAATTAATACCACCACTACTACTTACTCTGGTATTAGTGCAACGGGCGGTGCTACATACCACATCACCAACGATTTTAAGCTTACCGGAAATTACAGTGCAGCTTTCCGACCACCTTCCATCAATGAACTATACATTGATGGTGTTCATCAGTCAATAGGTGAATTTGAAATTGGTGATATCAATCTTAAAACCGAAAGGGCAAACAATTTTAGTCTTAATCTTAACTACTCAAACCATTGGCTGGCTGCTGAACTTGAAGGTTATTACAATAAAATAAACGACTTTATTTTTGAGGAACCGACCGGCAGTTATTACAGGGCACGCAGTGGTGCTTTATTAAAATTCCAGTATACACAAGCCAATGTTTACTTCCGGGGTGCAGATCTGAACCTGACCATCAGGCCAACTGACTCTTTAGAGATCAGCTCAAAAACCTCATTGATTTACGCCTGGAACGAAACCATACACGATTACTTAATTTATACGCCTCCGGCACGTTTTCAAAACGGCATCACTTATCATTTCGGCAATGTTGGCATATTTAAAAACGTTGCCCTCGGAGCAGAAAACATTTATGTAGCAAGGCAAACCCATGCACCAACTGGTTATGATTTTGCCCCGCCGCCGGGCGCTTACAGCCTGTACAATGCACACGTAGATTTCAGGCTGTTGCTAAACCATACTTACCTTGATTTTGATATAGCAGCAGTGAACTTAACTAACGTGAGTTACAAAGACTACCTCGACAGGTTCAGGTATTTCGCAAATGAGCCTGGCCGCAATATCATCTTCAGGTTAAGGGTACCATTTAAAATCAAATAA
- a CDS encoding outer membrane beta-barrel protein: MKKIIKLLVILLITSAAAKAQTQSYISVFGGASVPVGQFAKHDYGTLHNENNKAGYAKTGPVFGLDGAWYFHKNWAIGATISYQDQGQLNQKDVQNLSAGYTDGFAVDESTVTATKRYRNLNVLAGPQYTFVFNKLSLDLRAEAGLIKSFSTPELKIVLEDPSDPAQTFYQRSSTASAFAYGGSAGLRYSLTKCLGLNLKGAYIGSEGFKIDNENRRINAGRLVTKQPVSIIQTTLGLTFQL, from the coding sequence ATGAAAAAAATCATAAAATTATTAGTCATCCTATTAATTACCAGCGCCGCAGCAAAAGCGCAAACCCAAAGCTATATCTCAGTATTCGGAGGTGCATCTGTTCCGGTTGGCCAGTTTGCAAAGCACGACTATGGTACCCTGCACAATGAAAACAATAAAGCAGGTTATGCCAAAACAGGCCCTGTATTTGGCTTAGACGGTGCATGGTATTTTCATAAAAACTGGGCTATCGGTGCAACTATCTCTTACCAGGATCAGGGCCAGTTAAATCAGAAAGACGTACAGAACCTTTCTGCCGGTTATACTGATGGATTTGCTGTGGACGAATCTACAGTAACTGCTACCAAGCGGTACCGAAACTTGAATGTACTTGCAGGCCCACAATACACTTTTGTGTTCAACAAACTATCACTTGATCTGCGCGCTGAGGCTGGCCTGATTAAAAGCTTCTCAACACCAGAGTTAAAAATTGTATTGGAAGATCCAAGCGACCCTGCTCAAACTTTTTACCAGCGCAGTTCAACTGCCAGTGCATTTGCTTATGGCGGTAGTGCGGGTTTACGTTATAGCCTTACCAAATGCCTGGGCTTAAATCTTAAAGGCGCTTACATTGGATCAGAAGGCTTCAAGATAGATAATGAAAACAGGCGTATTAATGCAGGCCGTTTAGTTACCAAACAACCTGTATCTATTATACAAACCACACTGGGGCTAACCTTCCAGCTGTAA